In the Staphylococcus sp. IVB6240 genome, one interval contains:
- a CDS encoding type 1 glutamine amidotransferase domain-containing protein, translated as MTKQVAVLLADEFEDIELTSPAEAIEAEGHKVVIIGDTQGATINGKHGEKAVADVSIADAKPEDYDALLLPGGFSPDHLRGDAEGRYGKFASHFMTADLPVFAICHGPQILIDTDALTDRTVTAVLNVRKDLQNAGAKVVDESVVVDRNIVTSRTPDDLDDFNREIKNQLK; from the coding sequence ATGACGAAACAAGTCGCAGTATTATTAGCAGATGAATTTGAAGATATCGAGCTTACAAGTCCAGCAGAAGCGATTGAAGCAGAAGGACATAAAGTAGTGATTATCGGTGACACACAAGGTGCGACGATTAATGGTAAGCACGGTGAGAAAGCTGTTGCAGATGTAAGTATTGCTGATGCAAAACCAGAAGATTATGACGCCTTACTATTACCTGGTGGATTTTCACCTGACCATTTACGTGGCGATGCAGAAGGACGCTATGGCAAATTCGCATCACACTTTATGACAGCTGATTTACCAGTATTTGCAATCTGTCATGGACCTCAAATTTTAATCGACACAGATGCATTAACAGATAGAACAGTGACAGCTGTACTTAATGTACGTAAAGACTTACAAAATGCAGGTGCAAAAGTTGTAGATGAATCTGTTGTAGTTGACCGCAACATCGTAACAAGCAGAACACCTGATGATTTAGATGATTTCAATCGTGAAATTAAAAATCAATTAAAATAA
- a CDS encoding SE1561 family protein, whose protein sequence is MKEPQTINQVKERLSQFIEEMSHVNPDEVEVADIDEWIALLDQLEEKVNQLRH, encoded by the coding sequence ATGAAAGAACCACAAACAATCAATCAAGTAAAAGAACGCTTATCACAATTTATTGAAGAAATGTCACATGTAAATCCAGATGAAGTGGAAGTGGCAGATATTGATGAATGGATTGCTTTGTTAGACCAACTTGAAGAGAAAGTAAATCAATTACGTCATTAA
- the yfkAB gene encoding radical SAM/CxCxxxxC motif protein YfkAB, whose translation MALKSSLKKKITMSNDPWEPYRDIEQHGQLTLSNVEFTTTNLCNMRCSHCAVGYTLQTRDPNPLPMSLILKRLDEIPTLRTISITGGEPMFSKKSIREVVKPLLQYAKQRGIYVQMNSNLTLLLDRYLDIAEYIDVMHISHNWGTIDTFTEVGFGAMEKKPPLEARKRLFDQMLSNAQALSEQGMFISAETMLNKQTAPYLEKIHREVVDVMKCQRHEIHPMYPADFASQLEVLSLGEMKEAIHHLLDIRDPNVWMLFGTLPIFPCLDDEKDALLRQRLQLAPNVTMRNDPDGRSRLNVNVFTGNVIVTDFGDETGTLANIQTDTLTSVFDKWLSSPLSKSLNCHCPHVRCLGPNVLVKNMYYPQEDFKALEKQMHLQNR comes from the coding sequence ATGGCTTTAAAAAGCAGCTTAAAGAAAAAAATAACAATGAGCAATGATCCTTGGGAACCATATCGTGATATTGAGCAACATGGACAACTCACACTTAGCAATGTCGAATTCACAACAACAAACCTGTGCAATATGCGTTGTAGCCACTGTGCGGTTGGTTATACACTTCAAACACGTGATCCCAATCCCCTTCCAATGTCACTCATTCTAAAACGCCTTGATGAAATTCCGACACTTCGTACGATTTCAATTACTGGTGGAGAGCCCATGTTTTCAAAAAAATCGATTCGTGAAGTCGTCAAACCACTCTTACAATATGCGAAACAGCGTGGTATCTATGTTCAAATGAACTCGAACTTAACATTGCTACTCGACCGATATTTAGATATTGCTGAATATATTGATGTCATGCATATATCACATAACTGGGGAACCATTGATACTTTCACTGAAGTTGGTTTCGGTGCAATGGAGAAAAAGCCACCGTTAGAAGCGCGTAAACGTTTGTTTGATCAAATGTTAAGCAACGCACAAGCATTGAGCGAACAAGGTATGTTTATCTCAGCAGAAACCATGTTAAATAAGCAAACAGCACCTTATCTAGAGAAAATTCATAGAGAAGTTGTGGACGTTATGAAATGTCAACGTCATGAAATCCATCCAATGTATCCAGCTGATTTTGCTAGCCAACTAGAAGTCCTATCACTCGGAGAAATGAAAGAAGCGATTCATCATCTACTTGATATTCGCGACCCTAATGTATGGATGCTTTTTGGTACACTGCCGATCTTCCCATGCCTAGATGATGAGAAGGATGCGTTACTACGTCAAAGACTTCAACTGGCACCGAATGTTACAATGCGTAATGACCCAGATGGGCGTAGTCGATTAAATGTCAACGTATTCACAGGCAATGTAATCGTCACAGACTTTGGTGACGAAACAGGTACATTAGCGAATATCCAGACTGATACACTCACATCCGTATTTGATAAATGGCTCTCATCCCCATTATCAAAAAGTCTTAACTGCCATTGTCCACACGTCCGTTGTCTAGGACCAAACGTATTAGTAAAAAATATGTATTATCCTCAAGAAGACTTCAAAGCTTTAGAAAAACAAATGCATCTCCAAAATAGATAA
- a CDS encoding acyl-CoA thioesterase, protein MTVNKKSMRESKTYKSRQVFPQDTNHLGTLFGGTLMANIDEIAAICAMKHANNTVVTASTDSVDFLLPIKNGDIVTYIAMVTYSGKSSMEVCVQIMIDDIYKGKHQLAALSFLTFVALDESGKPTPVAEVYPETDIERWFHETGEARVKRRKERREESKKTIQFLSDINQNQ, encoded by the coding sequence ATGACAGTAAATAAAAAATCGATGAGAGAATCAAAAACGTATAAATCACGTCAAGTTTTCCCTCAAGATACCAATCACTTGGGTACGCTATTTGGTGGCACGCTCATGGCAAATATTGATGAAATTGCAGCAATTTGTGCAATGAAACATGCGAATAATACAGTCGTAACGGCATCAACAGACTCAGTCGACTTTTTACTGCCGATTAAAAATGGCGATATTGTCACGTACATTGCAATGGTGACTTATTCTGGTAAGTCTTCAATGGAAGTATGTGTTCAAATTATGATTGATGACATTTATAAAGGAAAGCATCAGCTAGCAGCTTTGAGCTTTTTAACTTTTGTCGCATTGGATGAATCGGGGAAACCGACACCCGTTGCTGAAGTCTATCCTGAAACAGACATCGAGCGCTGGTTCCATGAAACAGGGGAAGCGCGTGTGAAACGTCGCAAGGAACGTCGTGAAGAAAGTAAAAAGACAATTCAATTTTTATCAGATATTAATCAAAATCAGTAA
- a CDS encoding aminopeptidase encodes MSREEKLQQYAQLLVRVGMNVQPGQPVYIRSSVDAVDFTRRIVKEAYEAGASDVRVKYRDPTLKRYAYLYEPLEFFEQEVKDYDVNERMDYANRGASNLSLLSEDPDLLNGIDSDKLKATQLRYGQAFKPYMIQSQKNAFPWLVAAYPSVDWAKRVYPELDDQAAFDTFLDDILAIVRVDGNDPVENWRVHTEQLKERAAWLNDKAYQALHFVSKGTDLRIGLPDNHIWEEPTSYTPDGQAFVANIPTEEVFTAPHRERVDGYVSNTLPLSYNGTIIDGFKLTFEQGHVVDFEAEKGEEVLRSLLETDEGARRLGEVALVPDDSPISNRNTIFYNTLFDENASCHIALGSAYAFNLKGGTEMDDETLEKHGLNDSLTHVDFMIGSADLNIYGVSADGQEEPVFENGNWVTLN; translated from the coding sequence ATGTCAAGAGAAGAAAAATTACAACAATATGCGCAGTTATTAGTACGTGTTGGAATGAATGTTCAACCAGGACAACCTGTATATATTCGTTCATCAGTGGATGCAGTTGATTTTACAAGACGCATTGTTAAAGAAGCATACGAAGCGGGTGCCTCTGATGTGCGTGTGAAATATAGAGATCCAACATTAAAACGTTATGCATATCTATATGAACCACTTGAATTCTTTGAACAGGAAGTCAAAGATTACGATGTGAATGAACGTATGGACTATGCGAACCGTGGGGCAAGTAATCTTTCATTATTATCAGAAGATCCAGATTTACTGAATGGTATCGACTCAGATAAATTAAAAGCAACACAATTACGCTATGGGCAAGCATTCAAGCCGTATATGATTCAGTCACAAAAAAATGCGTTTCCATGGCTTGTGGCAGCTTATCCATCTGTGGATTGGGCTAAAAGAGTCTACCCAGAGTTAGATGATCAAGCTGCATTCGATACATTTTTAGATGATATTCTTGCTATTGTACGTGTGGACGGTAATGATCCAGTTGAAAATTGGCGTGTACATACAGAGCAATTGAAAGAAAGAGCTGCATGGTTAAATGACAAAGCATACCAAGCGTTGCATTTTGTATCAAAAGGGACAGACCTACGTATTGGTTTACCAGACAATCATATTTGGGAAGAGCCAACTAGCTATACACCAGACGGTCAAGCCTTTGTTGCCAATATACCAACTGAAGAGGTATTTACAGCACCACATCGTGAGCGTGTGGATGGCTATGTATCAAATACGTTGCCATTAAGCTATAATGGTACGATTATTGATGGATTTAAGTTAACATTTGAACAAGGTCATGTCGTTGACTTTGAAGCGGAGAAAGGTGAAGAAGTATTACGTTCTTTATTAGAAACAGACGAGGGTGCACGTCGACTTGGTGAAGTCGCACTTGTACCAGATGATTCACCGATTTCAAATCGTAATACCATCTTCTATAATACGTTATTTGACGAAAATGCATCTTGCCATATCGCCCTTGGTTCAGCTTATGCTTTTAACCTTAAAGGCGGTACAGAGATGGATGACGAAACACTCGAAAAACATGGTCTTAATGACTCATTAACACATGTCGACTTTATGATTGGCAGTGCTGACTTAAATATTTATGGTGTGAGCGCAGATGGCCAGGAAGAACCTGTATTTGAAAATGGCAACTGGGTTACTTTAAATTAA
- a CDS encoding DUF1128 domain-containing protein: MEKDIATMILAIRDRLNLVNPGLIDPDYYSDTHHEEIEDIYTYVMSKDTFTPQEMTGITEALGELRQS; the protein is encoded by the coding sequence ATGGAAAAAGATATCGCAACGATGATTTTAGCGATTCGTGATCGTTTAAATTTAGTAAACCCAGGGCTGATTGACCCAGATTATTATTCAGATACGCATCATGAAGAAATAGAAGATATTTATACGTATGTTATGTCAAAAGACACATTCACGCCACAAGAAATGACAGGTATTACTGAGGCGTTAGGTGAACTACGACAATCATAA
- a CDS encoding low molecular weight protein-tyrosine-phosphatase: MTTVAFVCLGNICRSPMAEAIMRQRLKDRNITGIQVTSRGTGDWNLGQPPHQGTQKILNTHGIPFDGMISELFTAQDDFDYIIAMDQSNVDNIKRINPHLSGKLFKLLEFSALSDTDVPDPYYTGNFEGVYDMIQSSCDQLIDYIVNNEGSQS, from the coding sequence ATGACAACAGTTGCATTTGTTTGTCTTGGTAATATTTGTCGTTCTCCAATGGCAGAGGCGATTATGCGTCAACGCCTAAAAGACCGCAATATTACAGGAATCCAAGTCACTTCAAGAGGTACTGGTGATTGGAATTTAGGTCAACCCCCTCATCAAGGAACACAAAAAATTCTTAACACGCATGGTATTCCTTTTGATGGGATGATAAGTGAATTATTCACAGCGCAAGATGATTTTGACTATATCATTGCAATGGATCAAAGCAATGTGGATAATATAAAGCGTATCAACCCTCATCTTTCTGGAAAACTATTCAAGTTATTGGAATTTAGTGCTTTATCAGATACAGATGTACCTGATCCCTACTATACAGGTAACTTTGAGGGTGTGTATGACATGATACAATCATCATGTGATCAATTGATTGATTATATTGTAAATAATGAAGGGAGCCAATCATAA
- a CDS encoding YtxH domain-containing protein, producing MKNKFVPGILIGATLGGAIALIDKNTRHSVKTSFQNVKNGQRSSQPSKVSSIVDEVMYWKDTLEEIRRNNPELERSLIDAKDTLVARKNNKQIGHK from the coding sequence ATGAAAAACAAATTTGTACCAGGTATTCTTATCGGCGCAACACTTGGAGGCGCTATTGCTTTAATCGATAAAAACACACGTCATTCTGTAAAAACATCATTTCAAAATGTAAAAAATGGTCAACGTTCAAGTCAACCATCAAAAGTGTCTTCAATTGTTGATGAAGTGATGTACTGGAAAGATACACTTGAAGAAATTCGTCGTAATAATCCAGAATTAGAACGTTCATTAATCGATGCAAAAGATACATTAGTGGCACGTAAAAACAACAAACAAATCGGCCATAAGTAA
- a CDS encoding YihY/virulence factor BrkB family protein → MSEKQESSEGIVDKIKDKLDHHKDDETGNNPDRKGDATGEIESDRHFVKPQPFQSKEAPKDNETFFVSRINKPVKYQDRPSFIKYLIYRISKDDASGLAAQLAYYFMLSLFPMLIFILSLVPLFNIDRKTIVNQISENAPADAASIVTSIIDDIMGNASGSILSIGLILALWTASNGMTALMNSFNVAYDVEDSRNFIVSKALAVAFTLILGVTLPLTMVLFTFGEQIGNLLFGPLGLDEQVRWIFSIIRTALPVIAIFVTFTVLYTAAPNVKIKLKSVLPGALFSTVVWILGTLAFGYYVSNFGNYSKTYGSIGGVIVLMLWLYITGFILIIGAEINAIIYQRKVVKGKTPEEQTYDELEAEHEQELAESYNNYDAQSKSSNTGQAVADASSKSSQNVQHESEVASTDYTAPEKVERDNDGYSRHIKTTKD, encoded by the coding sequence ATGTCAGAAAAACAAGAATCATCTGAAGGCATTGTGGACAAGATTAAAGATAAACTAGACCATCATAAAGATGATGAAACGGGTAACAACCCTGATCGTAAAGGAGATGCAACAGGTGAGATCGAATCAGATCGCCACTTTGTAAAGCCTCAACCTTTCCAATCTAAAGAAGCCCCAAAAGATAATGAAACATTTTTCGTTTCAAGAATTAACAAACCAGTCAAATATCAAGATAGACCAAGTTTTATTAAATATTTGATTTATCGTATTAGTAAGGATGATGCATCTGGATTAGCTGCACAGCTTGCATATTATTTCATGCTGTCACTATTCCCAATGTTGATCTTTATCCTATCACTTGTACCACTGTTCAATATTGACCGTAAAACAATTGTGAATCAAATTTCTGAAAATGCACCCGCTGATGCCGCTTCAATTGTGACATCTATCATTGATGACATTATGGGAAATGCCAGCGGTAGTATTTTATCAATCGGTTTGATTTTAGCACTATGGACAGCTTCAAACGGTATGACAGCATTAATGAACTCGTTCAATGTCGCTTACGATGTTGAAGATAGTCGTAACTTTATCGTTTCAAAAGCATTAGCTGTAGCATTCACACTGATCCTTGGTGTGACATTACCACTCACAATGGTACTCTTTACATTCGGTGAACAAATCGGTAACTTGTTGTTCGGTCCACTTGGTCTCGATGAACAAGTACGCTGGATTTTTAGTATCATACGTACCGCATTACCTGTTATTGCGATTTTTGTCACATTTACTGTGTTATATACTGCAGCACCTAATGTTAAAATCAAGTTGAAATCTGTATTGCCTGGTGCCCTATTCTCAACAGTTGTGTGGATCTTAGGGACACTCGCATTCGGATATTATGTTTCTAACTTCGGTAACTACTCTAAAACATACGGTAGTATCGGGGGTGTCATCGTATTAATGTTATGGCTTTACATCACTGGTTTTATTTTAATCATTGGTGCAGAGATTAATGCCATTATTTACCAACGCAAAGTCGTAAAAGGTAAAACACCTGAAGAACAAACTTACGATGAGTTGGAAGCAGAACATGAACAAGAACTTGCAGAGTCATACAATAATTATGATGCGCAATCAAAATCATCAAATACAGGTCAAGCAGTCGCTGATGCATCTTCAAAATCATCACAGAACGTACAACACGAATCTGAAGTAGCATCAACTGATTATACAGCACCTGAAAAAGTTGAACGTGATAATGACGGCTATTCACGTCATATCAAAACAACAAAAGATTAA
- a CDS encoding carbonic anhydrase, translated as MTLLADILTYNQTFVANKEYEAYTATKVPAKKAVLVTCMDTRLQDLSTKALGFNNGDLKVVKNAGATITHPYGSTMRSILVGIYALGAEEIIIMGHKDCGMGSLNVDEVMTTMQERGIKKEVFEWLQYSGIEVTDFLKGFDDVYDSVRHSIQMVYNHPLFDNKVPVHGLVIEPHTGELELIHDGYERLSQQS; from the coding sequence ATGACATTACTAGCAGATATTTTAACCTACAATCAAACTTTTGTTGCCAATAAAGAATATGAAGCATACACAGCAACAAAGGTACCTGCCAAAAAAGCAGTATTAGTTACATGTATGGATACACGCTTACAAGATTTATCAACAAAAGCACTCGGTTTTAACAATGGGGATTTGAAAGTTGTCAAAAATGCAGGCGCAACGATTACACATCCCTATGGTTCAACGATGAGAAGCATCCTTGTTGGTATCTATGCTTTAGGTGCAGAAGAAATTATTATTATGGGACATAAAGATTGTGGGATGGGGAGTCTGAATGTAGATGAAGTGATGACCACAATGCAAGAGCGAGGTATTAAGAAAGAAGTCTTTGAATGGCTACAATACTCAGGCATTGAGGTCACTGATTTCTTAAAAGGATTTGATGATGTTTATGATAGTGTCCGTCATAGCATTCAAATGGTTTATAACCATCCACTATTTGATAACAAAGTACCCGTACACGGACTTGTTATTGAACCACATACTGGAGAGTTGGAACTCATTCATGATGGCTATGAGCGATTATCACAACAGTCATAA
- a CDS encoding response regulator transcription factor has protein sequence MTIKVLFVDDHEMVRIGISSYLSTQPDIEVVGEGGSGREAIEKAHELKPDVILMDLVMTDMDGVKATAQIKKDLPAIKVVMLTSYIEDKEVYRALDAGVDSYILKTTSASDIASAIRKTSQGESVFEAEVLVKMRNRMKQRAELYEMLTEREMEILLLIAKGYSNQEIASASHITIKTVKTHVSNILSKLEVQDRTQAVIYAFQHGLIE, from the coding sequence ATGACGATTAAAGTTTTGTTTGTAGATGATCATGAAATGGTTCGTATTGGTATTTCTAGTTATTTATCGACTCAGCCAGACATTGAAGTGGTCGGTGAGGGCGGTTCAGGTAGAGAAGCCATTGAAAAAGCACATGAATTAAAGCCTGATGTTATCTTGATGGACCTTGTGATGACAGATATGGATGGTGTGAAAGCGACAGCACAAATAAAAAAAGACCTACCAGCAATTAAAGTCGTAATGTTAACGAGCTACATAGAGGATAAAGAAGTCTATCGTGCCTTAGATGCGGGTGTGGATAGTTATATTCTTAAAACGACAAGTGCGAGTGATATTGCGTCTGCGATACGTAAGACAAGCCAAGGAGAGTCAGTATTTGAAGCGGAAGTCTTGGTTAAAATGCGTAACCGTATGAAGCAGCGTGCAGAATTATATGAGATGTTAACAGAAAGAGAGATGGAGATTCTTTTACTGATTGCAAAAGGATACTCCAATCAAGAAATTGCGAGTGCCTCACATATTACGATTAAAACCGTTAAAACTCATGTGAGTAATATTTTAAGTAAGTTGGAAGTACAAGACCGTACACAAGCGGTCATTTATGCTTTCCAACATGGTTTGATTGAATAA
- a CDS encoding sensor histidine kinase, whose protein sequence is MNHYIRTIGSMLILVYAMFTVFFFIDKVFVNIIFFQGMLYKQIFGIPVFLFLNLVVVFFCILVGSVIAYKINQQYDWLQEQVERAMQGETVGINDHQIELYNETISLYQKLVPLNQELHKLRIKTQNLTNEQYNMNDLKVKKIIEDERQRLARELHDSVSQQLFAASLMLSAIKETQLEPPLDQQIPTLEKMIQESQLEMRALLLHLRPIGLKDKTLGEGIKSLVTDLQRKVPMKVIYEIDTFEVPKGIEDHLFRITQEAISNTLRHANGTQVSVELLNRDGHLLLRIQDDGIGFNPDEKMEQSYGLKNMRERATEIGATFHIVSLPNAGTRIEVKAPLDKEGQYDD, encoded by the coding sequence ATGAATCATTATATCCGGACGATTGGCTCTATGTTGATATTGGTTTATGCGATGTTTACCGTTTTTTTCTTTATCGATAAAGTGTTTGTGAATATTATATTTTTTCAAGGTATGTTATATAAACAAATATTTGGGATTCCAGTATTTTTATTTCTCAACCTTGTTGTCGTGTTTTTCTGTATTCTTGTGGGTAGTGTGATTGCTTATAAGATTAATCAGCAGTATGACTGGTTACAAGAACAAGTGGAACGTGCGATGCAAGGTGAAACAGTCGGTATCAATGATCATCAAATAGAATTGTATAATGAAACCATTTCACTCTATCAAAAGTTAGTACCATTGAATCAAGAATTGCATAAGTTGCGTATTAAGACGCAGAACTTAACCAATGAACAGTATAATATGAATGATTTAAAGGTAAAAAAGATTATTGAAGATGAACGACAACGCTTGGCACGAGAGTTGCATGACAGTGTATCACAACAGCTCTTTGCGGCGAGTTTGATGTTGTCGGCAATTAAAGAGACGCAACTTGAGCCACCGTTAGATCAACAGATTCCAACGCTAGAAAAGATGATACAAGAGTCACAATTAGAGATGCGTGCGTTGCTATTGCATCTGCGTCCAATTGGCTTAAAAGATAAGACACTCGGTGAAGGAATTAAGTCGTTAGTGACAGATTTACAACGAAAAGTGCCGATGAAGGTAATTTATGAAATTGATACGTTCGAAGTACCAAAAGGCATTGAAGATCACCTGTTTCGTATTACACAGGAAGCCATTTCTAATACGTTGAGACATGCGAATGGGACACAAGTGAGTGTGGAGTTATTAAATCGAGACGGGCATCTATTATTGCGCATACAAGATGATGGAATTGGATTTAATCCAGATGAAAAAATGGAACAAAGTTATGGTTTAAAAAATATGAGAGAGCGTGCAACAGAGATTGGCGCGACATTTCATATTGTATCGTTACCGAATGCAGGAACACGTATTGAAGTAAAAGCACCATTAGATAAGGAGGGGCAATATGACGATTAA
- the liaF gene encoding cell wall-active antibiotics response protein LiaF — MTQKYISTELLILFTALMIIANFYYIFFEKIGFLFVILLGGILMYVGYIYFHKVRGLLCFWIGALMIAFTLLSNKYTLVILFIFMVIVAFRYIKYKRHPLSVIATDDDTVTHPSFLKQKWFGEQKTPVYVYKWEDLQIQHGIGDVHIDMVKAANLKVQNTIVLRHLIGKIQVIVPLNYHVNLNVSAFYGTAVMGQQRQKIENSNLTLHTDQKQDSYTVNIYASTLIGDIEVIFR; from the coding sequence ATGACTCAAAAATATATTTCGACTGAATTACTCATCCTTTTTACTGCATTGATGATTATCGCCAACTTTTATTATATCTTTTTTGAAAAGATTGGCTTTTTATTTGTGATTTTATTAGGTGGTATATTGATGTATGTCGGTTATATATATTTTCATAAAGTACGAGGACTCTTATGTTTTTGGATTGGTGCATTGATGATTGCATTTACACTGTTGTCCAATAAATATACACTCGTGATTTTATTTATATTTATGGTAATTGTCGCTTTCCGTTATATTAAATATAAGCGCCATCCATTATCTGTGATTGCGACAGATGATGATACGGTGACACACCCATCATTTTTAAAACAAAAGTGGTTTGGAGAGCAGAAAACACCAGTATATGTCTATAAATGGGAAGATTTGCAAATTCAACACGGTATTGGTGATGTACATATCGATATGGTAAAGGCTGCTAACTTGAAAGTACAAAATACGATTGTACTCCGACATTTAATTGGGAAGATACAAGTGATTGTGCCACTCAATTACCATGTGAATTTAAATGTTTCAGCATTTTATGGCACAGCTGTGATGGGGCAACAACGACAAAAAATTGAAAATTCCAATCTGACGCTGCATACAGATCAGAAACAAGATAGTTATACGGTCAATATTTATGCGTCGACGTTGATAGGTGACATAGAGGTGATTTTCCGATGA
- the map gene encoding type I methionyl aminopeptidase, with protein MIVKTDEERQALLEIGAICAKVRDTMREATKPGVTTKELDQIAKEMFEAEGALSAPIHDENFPGQTCISVNEEVAHGIPSKRVIREGDLVNIDVSALKNGYYADTGISFVVGEADDPVKQQVCDVAEEAFDAAMTKIKVGSKLSQIGKAVHATARKNGLKVIKNLTGHGVGQSLHEAPAHIMNYFDPNDKTLLKEGMVLAVEPFISSNATFVTEGKNEWAFETSDKSYVAQIEHTVIVTKEGPILTTKLDESN; from the coding sequence ATGATAGTTAAAACGGATGAAGAACGTCAAGCATTGCTAGAAATAGGGGCAATCTGTGCGAAAGTTAGAGATACAATGCGCGAGGCAACAAAACCTGGTGTGACAACGAAAGAATTGGATCAAATCGCTAAAGAAATGTTCGAAGCAGAAGGCGCATTATCAGCACCGATTCATGATGAAAACTTCCCTGGTCAAACATGTATTAGTGTGAATGAGGAAGTGGCACATGGCATTCCAAGCAAACGTGTGATTCGTGAAGGAGATCTTGTAAATATTGACGTGTCAGCACTTAAAAATGGCTACTATGCAGATACTGGTATTTCATTTGTCGTTGGAGAAGCGGATGACCCAGTTAAACAACAAGTTTGTGATGTTGCTGAAGAGGCATTTGATGCGGCAATGACAAAAATCAAAGTGGGCAGTAAGTTAAGCCAAATCGGTAAAGCAGTGCATGCCACAGCACGTAAAAATGGCTTGAAAGTGATTAAAAACTTAACAGGTCATGGTGTGGGACAATCGTTACATGAAGCGCCTGCACATATTATGAACTATTTTGATCCAAATGATAAAACATTATTAAAAGAAGGTATGGTTTTAGCAGTTGAGCCGTTCATTTCTTCAAATGCGACTTTTGTAACTGAAGGTAAAAATGAATGGGCGTTTGAAACGTCTGATAAAAGTTATGTCGCACAAATTGAACATACTGTCATTGTGACAAAAGAAGGTCCTATCTTAACGACAAAGTTAGATGAATCAAACTAA